The window GGGCGCATCGCGCCTTTACTCGCGTCAGTCCCCAGTATTGAAGAGGGGGAGGAGGGGAGGGTTAAATGAAGAGGCAGCATTCTAATAGCAATGCAATCCAATTAGACTTGTTCGCTCGATTTGAAACAGGAATAAAAGCAGCAGAAAGACTTGAAATGCCTGATGCAGAAGTAACTTTATACCATGATTTCTTCGATCGTAATGAAAGCAGAGAAATATTTACTACTCTGCCGAACGAAATCAAGTGGCGGCAGGATAAGATGAAGTTCTACGGGAAAGAAGTAGACTTACCAAGAAAAACTGCATGGTACGGAGATAGTGACAAATCGTATACCTTTTCTGGTATCTCATTTAACCCTGAACCTTGGACTGCAACGCTTCTCGATCTAAAAGTGAGAATCGAGGACGTTGCCAAGGTCAACTTCAACAGTGTTTTGTTAAATCTTTACCGTGATGGCAATGATGGAATCAGTTGGCACACTGACGCAGAACCAGAACTAGGTAAAAATCCAGTTATAGGTTCTGTTAGTTTTGGTGAAACAAGAATATTTATGTTTAGGCGCATAGACAACAAGGATTTGAAGACAGAACTCGAACTCAGAGATGGAAGTTTTCTGCTAATGGCCGGTGCAACGCAGCACTATTGGCAGCATCAAATACCAAAGACATCGAAGAAAGTCGAACCCAGAATAAACCTGACTTTTAGAGTGATAATAAAGTAATAAGGAAGGAAACATTGAGCGAGCGAAAAGTTACCTATAATAAATGGCAGTCACAACCCAGCAATTAATTCAATGGAAGCAGCAAGGACGTCCGATTGTGGCGCTAACAGCTTGGGACTATGCTATTGCTCAGGTGTTGGATGCTGCTGGTGTGGATGTTATCCTGGTGGGAGATTCTCTGGCAATGGTGGCCTTGGGCTATGAAACCACTCTGCCGGTGACTCTGGATGAGATGATACACCATGCTAAGGCGGTGCGTCGAGCTGTGAAGCAGGCGTTAGTGGTTTGCGATTTGCCGTTTTTGAGTTATCAGGAAAGTCTTCAGCAAGCAATGCACTCCGCAGGGAGGGTGCTTAAGGAGTCGGGCGCTCAAGCGGTAAAATTGGAGGGAGGATATCCGGTAATGGCACAAACCGTTTCCCATCTCGTACAAGCGGGAATTCCAGTGCTGGGCCATGTGGGTTTGACGCCCCAGTCAGTGCATAAGTTGGGTTATCGTCAGCAGGGGAAGTCGCCGGAAGCGGGAGAGAGGATCTTACAAGAAGCGATCGCACTTGAAGAAGCTGGTGCCTTTGCTGTAGTCTTAGAGCATATTCCATCTGAATTGGCGTTGCAAATTACCCAAAAGCTAACAATTCCGACAATTGGAATTGGTGCGGGGCTACACTGCGATGGACAGGTCTTGGTTACTGCCGATATGTTGGGGCTTTCCCATAAACAGCCACCTTTTGCTAAATCTTATGTTGATTTGCGAGAAGCGATCGCACAAGCCGTGCAAAGTTATGGTAATGAGGTAAGAGAGCGAAAATTTCCCGATTCCTAAAATACAATTCCGTAAAAAATTCATGAACGAATCGATCGAATTCGCGCCAGAAAAATAAGTTTTAAATTTTTACAAAGATGGGACTATTTCAGGCAAAGCTCAAAAAGTTAAGGGAGATTCAGGGAGAGCAAGTAAGGGAATCAGATCTCGATTCGGATAACCGCCAAAGCCTTTAAGAGCGTAAATCGATAAAATTAAGAAAAATTACCGGATATGCAGACACCATGATACCTACCGTTATTGAACAATCTGGGCGCGGCGAACGTGCTTTTGATATCTACTCCCGACTGCTGCGGGAGCGGATTATCTTCTTAGGCAGACAAATTGACTCGGATCTCGCCAACCTGATTGTTGCCCAGCTGCTCTTTTTAGACTCCGAAGACCCGGAAAAAGATGTCTACATATATATCAACTCGCCGGGTGGTTCTGTATCGGCAGGTATGGGGATTTATGACACCATCAAACAAATCCGTCCTAATGTCTGCACGATTTGTACGGGATTGGCCGCTAGCATGGGAGCATTTCTCCTTAGCGCCGGGACTAAAGGCAAACGGATGAGTCTGCCCCATTCTCGGATTATGATTCACCAGCCGCTGGGTGGCGCTCAAGGGCAGGCAACGGATATTGAGATCCAGGCGAAGGAGATATTATACCACAAGCGACGCCTGAATGAGATGCTCGCAGAACACACAGGTCAGCCCATAGAGCGGATCGAGGAAGATACGGAGCGGGATTTCTTCATGT of the Argonema galeatum A003/A1 genome contains:
- a CDS encoding alpha-ketoglutarate-dependent dioxygenase AlkB family protein, which codes for MKRQHSNSNAIQLDLFARFETGIKAAERLEMPDAEVTLYHDFFDRNESREIFTTLPNEIKWRQDKMKFYGKEVDLPRKTAWYGDSDKSYTFSGISFNPEPWTATLLDLKVRIEDVAKVNFNSVLLNLYRDGNDGISWHTDAEPELGKNPVIGSVSFGETRIFMFRRIDNKDLKTELELRDGSFLLMAGATQHYWQHQIPKTSKKVEPRINLTFRVIIK
- the panB gene encoding 3-methyl-2-oxobutanoate hydroxymethyltransferase, which codes for MAVTTQQLIQWKQQGRPIVALTAWDYAIAQVLDAAGVDVILVGDSLAMVALGYETTLPVTLDEMIHHAKAVRRAVKQALVVCDLPFLSYQESLQQAMHSAGRVLKESGAQAVKLEGGYPVMAQTVSHLVQAGIPVLGHVGLTPQSVHKLGYRQQGKSPEAGERILQEAIALEEAGAFAVVLEHIPSELALQITQKLTIPTIGIGAGLHCDGQVLVTADMLGLSHKQPPFAKSYVDLREAIAQAVQSYGNEVRERKFPDS
- the clpP gene encoding ATP-dependent Clp endopeptidase proteolytic subunit ClpP; this translates as MIPTVIEQSGRGERAFDIYSRLLRERIIFLGRQIDSDLANLIVAQLLFLDSEDPEKDVYIYINSPGGSVSAGMGIYDTIKQIRPNVCTICTGLAASMGAFLLSAGTKGKRMSLPHSRIMIHQPLGGAQGQATDIEIQAKEILYHKRRLNEMLAEHTGQPIERIEEDTERDFFMSAKEAQDYGLIDQVIDRTAAGSKPLAVV